In a single window of the Notamacropus eugenii isolate mMacEug1 chromosome 4, mMacEug1.pri_v2, whole genome shotgun sequence genome:
- the LOC140502375 gene encoding cytochrome b5 type B-like: MAAEGGCSSREGKEPEAKVTYYQLKEVAKRNSDKDMWIVIQGEHPGGEEVLMEQAGWDGNLGHSSDAKEMLKQYYPGEVHPSDRKGEESENSSSFCKSCWSSWIIPIVGAVLLAVMYRFYMVESKLS, from the exons ATGGCAGCTGAGGGAGGCTGCAGcagcagggaggggaaggagcccGAGGCCAAGGTCACCTACTACCAGCTCAAGGAAGTGGCAAAGCGCAACTCAGACAAGGACATGTGGATAGTGATCCAAGG CGAGCACCCAGGTGGAGAAGAAGTTCTCATGGAACAAGCTGGTTGGGATGGCAACTTGGGACACTCTTCTGATGCCAAGGAAATGCTCAAACAGTACTACCCTGGGGAAGTCCATCCAAGTGACCGTAAAGGTGAAGAATCTGAGAATTCAAGTTCATTCTGCAAAAGCTGCTGGTCAAGTTGGATTATCCCCATTGTGGGTGCTGTCCTCTTAGCTGTCATGTATCGTTTTTACATGGTGGAGAGCAAGTTGTCCTGA